The genomic window AGGCAAGGGTTAAGGCACTGCTTAGAAGAGCCTATGACCTTTCAACAACAAAAATAGATATAATAAAAAATGGCGATATATTAATCGATGTTGCGTTAAGAAAGGTTAGTGTTGACGGAAGAGTAGTTGATTTGACATCGAAGGAATTTGATATCCTATTTCTTTTAGTTTCAAATCCAAGAAAAACTTATTCAAGGGACACTCTTTTGGAAATAATATGGGGATACGATTATTATGGCGATTCAAGAACCGTTGATGTGCATGTTAGAAGGCTGAGAGAAAAGATAGAAAGGGACCCTGGGAATCCACAGTATATTATGACCAAATGGGGAGTTGGTTATTATTACAATGGCGAATAATACTTTAAGAAGTAAACTTCTTATTTCCTATTTTTCAATAATTCTATTATTTGTAGTGCTTATTAATGTTTCAATCTTTCTGGTCTTAGAAAACTTTTATATAGAATCCAAAAAAAAGGATATTATATCAGCGCAAAAGAATGCGATTAATTTTATTCGTGTTGAAAACTCAAGAGTATTTGAGGATGGAATTAAACAAATTGAGGCAGATGTTTGTTCAAAGTCTGTAATTTTAATTAAAGAAAAAATTGCGTATAACGACTTTAATATGCAATTTCCAATCGATAACTTTAAGAAGGATTATATTGTTTCAAGGAAGTTAAAAATTAACAACGGCAATTATTTTGTTGTTTCGTATCCTTTGGTTGAAAAAAAAGAGCATGTTGGAAATATTATATTTTTTTACCCAATGGATTGGGGACTTAAGAAAGTTTTCTTAATTGAAAAGCAGATTATGATAATTTCAATTTTAGCGCTTGTTGTTGTCTTTATTTATAGTGTTTATATTTCAGGAAGTATTATAAATCCACTAAATAAAGTAATAGAGGCGATTGAATCAATTAAGGTTGGAAAATTTAACAAGAAAATGGATGTTAAAGGTTATTCTGAAGTTCAAAAATTATGTTGTGCATTTAATAGTTTAAACAATAGGATAGCTGAACTCGATAATAAAAGAAGGCAGTTTGTTGCTGATGCTTCACACGAGTTAAAATCCCCTCTTGCCGGGATGAAGGTCCTTGTCGAATCGCTGATGGCTGGAGGAATTAATGATAAAGAAGTTAGTGAAGAATTTTTAATGAGCTTAAACAATGAAATAGATAGATTAACAAATGTTGTAAATGGATTATTAGAGCTTGCCAAGATTGAAAATTCAGATGACTTAAAGACTAATAGACTAGATTTGAAATTATTGCTTGAGGATGTTATTAAAAGTC from Caloramator mitchellensis includes these protein-coding regions:
- a CDS encoding HAMP domain-containing sensor histidine kinase is translated as MVIITMANNTLRSKLLISYFSIILLFVVLINVSIFLVLENFYIESKKKDIISAQKNAINFIRVENSRVFEDGIKQIEADVCSKSVILIKEKIAYNDFNMQFPIDNFKKDYIVSRKLKINNGNYFVVSYPLVEKKEHVGNIIFFYPMDWGLKKVFLIEKQIMIISILALVVVFIYSVYISGSIINPLNKVIEAIESIKVGKFNKKMDVKGYSEVQKLCCAFNSLNNRIAELDNKRRQFVADASHELKSPLAGMKVLVESLMAGGINDKEVSEEFLMSLNNEIDRLTNVVNGLLELAKIENSDDLKTNRLDLKLLLEDVIKSLKPIAKTRNININFEGDSILYEVNRDNIFRAFYNIIENAIKYSNENSKVDVTLLKDDFVKVIIRDYGIGIPEEDIPYIFDRFYRVDKTRARQTGGSGLGLSIAKHIIKLHKGDIEVDSKVGEGTAFIIKLPM
- a CDS encoding response regulator transcription factor, with the protein product MSYRILLIDDEENIVKGIKYNLENEGYAVDVAYDGETAVRFIADNVYNLIILDIMLPKYDGMYLLKKIRDRSSAIPVLMLTARGYDEDKVKAFEMGADDYLTKPFSIVELKARVKALLRRAYDLSTTKIDIIKNGDILIDVALRKVSVDGRVVDLTSKEFDILFLLVSNPRKTYSRDTLLEIIWGYDYYGDSRTVDVHVRRLREKIERDPGNPQYIMTKWGVGYYYNGE